The Vampirovibrio chlorellavorus genome includes the window GCCCTTGCTGACCCGGGTGGCGGTGCCCATCCTGACCGGCTGGATTTTACTGGCCACCCTGACCAGTCATCTGGGCATGGCCCGGGGGCTGGGGAAAGCATCGTCGGTGGAAAAGTCCCGCAAGCCCAAAATTATGTACATGAGTACGGCCAAGGAACCCGAGAGCCGTCTGGAGGGCGCCCAAACCGTTAGCGCCCACCGGCGGGCCATGGACTGGCTGAAGGAGCATACTGAGCCCGGCGACAAGATTGCCACCCCCAAGCCCGGTGCTTTAAATCGTCTGAATGACGGGAGCGGAAGCGATGGCCCTGCCCAGGAGCAACTGACCAGCGAGTTGGGGCAGTATAACTATCTGGTGGAGGAGGGGGCCGCCAAGATTTCTCCAGCCCGCACGGTGGCCAGCAAGGGCTTGAAAATGGTTTACGAGGATGTGCCGGGTCGGATTCGTATCTGGCAGGTCAATCCCACCCGCTGAGTTTTGTCTGGGTTCAGCGGGGTTTGATCCGGTTTGCGAAGATGGGCGCTTTTCGCTTTAATAGGTAGCAGTAAAAGCGGCCCTCGTATTCTTACAGTCAGCCCGGTTGTTATGGCTCCTCAGGCTGGCGGAAACGGATGAAACCCATGAACTGCGACTCTCACCAGCATGCGACTCCTTTAATGGACTCCCCGTTGGGTTCCTGTGGAAAGCCCTGTGATCAGACCTGTGATGAGCCTTGTGCCGATAAACCGGCCCCCCCGGCCAAGTCTCGCTGGGCCCACTGGCTGAACGCCAGCCTGTTTAACACCCTGGATCTCTGCTTTGATGAGGTGTACGAGGAGCCTAAAAAGATTCTGATTGTGGGCGGTTGCCGCCAAATGGACTGGGCCCAGCACGTGGCCCTGTTGTTGCCTGCCGCTGAAATTCATCTGGTAGACCCCGATGAGGCCATGGTGAAGCGGGCGCAGGAAGAGATTTGCTGTCGCTTCAAGTTTGTGACCGCCTCCCTGGAACAGTTGCCCTACGAAACCAACCAGTTTGACCTGACGTTGGCCCATAACCTGTTGGCCTTGCCGCAGGCGGATTGGGAGCGCAGCGTGGCCGAGTTGTCCCGGGTGACCCGGTCTAACCTGATGGTGTCGATGCATCGTCCCCTGCTGTGGGCCATGGCGAATCGGGTCAGTGGTTTCGCCAACGCCGTTCAGGAGTTAGGGATTGAGGTGCCCGCCCAGCTGCCCGGCAGCAACGATTTTATCAGCCAGCTGAGTCGCCACGCCAAGATTAAAGCCAAGCTGGCCCCGTTTCCCTGGACGGTGTATATGACCGCCGTACGCCCCAAGTGGGATGAAAAGCTGACCCTGGCCTCATAAGCGGCTGTGCGGGAGCTGTTTTGTCAGCCCTCGATGCCATCTCGCCCTTTTTGTAAAGAAGTTTGAAGCGTTTGCTGTTAATCAGCAATTCTGTCCGATTGATTGTTTTTATTAAAGCATAGGGAGCGGTGGCTGAGTGGTTCAATACACAATCATCCATTGACTTCTCTATCACGGGAAGTTATTTGACGTTGGGCTGGAGTTTAAATGGGTATGCGGGGTTTATCAGCAGAGCATGACGCTTGTATTCAAGGCCAACTGGCGTGATTCCGTATGTTCTGACAAAAACCGATTTGGACGATGGCTTGCGGTTTAAAGACTTGAGGTTTAAGTAATGGTCGCCTTCCAGGGCCGGGTTCAACACCCACTGCTTTTGGAACCGTGACGGGCGGCACACTTGAAGTTTTGACATGGGATGGAGTGGTTCAATTTTGTTGAAGTAGATGAGTAATAGTAGGTAGTAGGAGGAAGTGGAAGCCGGGAGTATGGATTTTTCTCCAAAGAGGCGGCCCTCGGGTCGTTTCTCTCTCTCTCTCTCTCTTTCTCTTCTCTCTCTCCAATCAACAGGCAACGCAAGTTGCCTTTTTTTTTGAGTTTTTGGCAGCCTTACCTTTCTGTTTAAAGTCTGTTTAAAGGCGTCTTTCTTGACCGAGGTTTCAATTCTTTCCTGAGCGGTTGCGGGCCATTTGCTGGCGCTCACGCAATCGTTGCAGGATAGACTCCCCCAGTTCCTGCCGTAAGCGCTCCACATCGTCCTCAGCGGGCGCAGGCTGTCCCTTTTGGGCCAGCAGCCTCCGCAGCACCAAATGATCCAGATGGACACGGGCCGGGTGATTCCAGGTGGCGGCCCAAGGGCCCACTGGTATTTCGGACAGCGCCTCAAAGGCCGCTATTAGCTCAGTTTGTTCGGTGTGGGCGTATAAGTCGGGATCGGGTATCGGGAAGTGATCCAGATCGCAGCGGGCGAATTGCAAAACGCCTTCCCCCAAGCTGCCCCGACCCAGGTAGGCCAACAGGGAACAGCATATCGTGCTATTCAGCAGCGCGGCGATGAAGGCAGGGAGATGCCGGGCGGGCTTGTGCAGGGTCAGGCCGTAGAAGGTCTGATCCTCGATGAACGCGCCCTGGCACAGGGCAAAAAAGAAGCGCTGATCCACAAAGCGATTGCACAGAATATGGGCGGTGGGCAGGGGTTTTTGCACATACCAGGCGGGCTGGTTGTATCGAACGGATTTGACCTGCGGCCAAGGGACGGGCTGATTGCGTTTTTGACGGGGCGTTGCGCTTTGTTGCTCGCCCCACAGAACGTAGGCTAGAGCGCCCTGTTTGTCCATTCGCTCCAATTCCACCTTGCGGTAGGGGCAGCAAAATAAAAACTCCTTGAGATCCTCGGAACGCACCATTAGGCCCTTCAATTTTTTGCTGGAGCGCATGACCGGGATCAGGAACTCCGGT containing:
- a CDS encoding class I SAM-dependent methyltransferase translates to MNCDSHQHATPLMDSPLGSCGKPCDQTCDEPCADKPAPPAKSRWAHWLNASLFNTLDLCFDEVYEEPKKILIVGGCRQMDWAQHVALLLPAAEIHLVDPDEAMVKRAQEEICCRFKFVTASLEQLPYETNQFDLTLAHNLLALPQADWERSVAELSRVTRSNLMVSMHRPLLWAMANRVSGFANAVQELGIEVPAQLPGSNDFISQLSRHAKIKAKLAPFPWTVYMTAVRPKWDEKLTLAS